The Verrucomicrobium spinosum DSM 4136 = JCM 18804 genome includes a region encoding these proteins:
- a CDS encoding winged helix-turn-helix domain-containing protein, translated as MKIETPPAPDDVPAALQLLQDALGEEEARIRKEGSKAMEGGDYDTATTVIDFARRLLAFQKKVAGLENEWAELEDLRDKATPAVQEIVSKRFFGQSKKGDITSQDDYCGPVLRVLIEMGGSGKTKDVITKVGQAMKGNFKPKDYEKTTSRAREPRCENTTRWARQKMVDDGRMKSDSPTGVWEISDKGRAWLKRSAV; from the coding sequence ATGAAGATCGAAACTCCCCCCGCTCCAGACGACGTACCCGCAGCTCTCCAGCTTCTCCAGGACGCTCTTGGAGAAGAAGAGGCTCGCATTCGCAAAGAGGGGTCCAAGGCAATGGAGGGAGGTGACTACGACACCGCCACAACAGTGATCGATTTTGCCAGACGACTGCTGGCATTCCAGAAAAAAGTCGCGGGATTGGAGAACGAATGGGCCGAGCTTGAAGACCTGCGTGATAAGGCCACGCCCGCCGTTCAGGAAATTGTTAGCAAGCGCTTCTTTGGCCAAAGTAAGAAGGGCGACATTACTTCCCAGGACGATTATTGCGGACCGGTTCTCCGTGTGCTTATTGAGATGGGCGGCAGCGGCAAGACCAAGGATGTCATTACGAAGGTGGGACAGGCCATGAAAGGCAACTTCAAGCCCAAGGACTACGAGAAGACCACCAGCCGAGCGCGAGAGCCCCGTTGTGAAAACACCACCCGCTGGGCACGGCAGAAGATGGTGGACGACGGTCGAATGAAGTCAGACAGCCCCACGGGAGTCTGGGAAATCTCCGACAAGGGACGTGCGTGGCTGAAGAGGTCCGCAGTGTAA